One genomic segment of Rivularia sp. PCC 7116 includes these proteins:
- a CDS encoding Rab family GTPase has product MLQKKICMVGAFATGKTSLVAKFVYSIFSEKYQTTVGVKIDKKIIQVQEQEVNLILWDLYGEDEFQKLRTSYLRGSSGYLLVVDGTRKSTLQTALDLQKRVEDSIGKVPFVLVLNKWDLQDEWELEAESIEAIENQGWIVFKSSAKTGLNVEEIFYTLASKLIGG; this is encoded by the coding sequence ATGCTCCAGAAAAAAATCTGTATGGTGGGTGCATTTGCCACCGGCAAAACAAGCTTAGTTGCAAAGTTTGTTTACAGCATATTTTCTGAAAAATATCAAACCACTGTAGGGGTGAAAATTGATAAAAAAATAATACAGGTACAAGAACAAGAAGTAAACCTGATTTTGTGGGATCTGTATGGAGAAGACGAATTTCAAAAATTAAGAACTTCTTATCTCAGAGGCTCATCTGGTTATTTATTAGTTGTAGATGGAACGCGAAAAAGTACTTTACAAACAGCCCTAGATTTACAAAAACGTGTAGAAGATTCTATCGGTAAAGTTCCTTTTGTTCTTGTATTAAATAAGTGGGATTTACAAGATGAATGGGAATTAGAGGCTGAAAGTATCGAGGCTATTGAAAATCAAGGGTGGATTGTGTTTAAAAGCAGCGCAAAAACTGGATTGAATGTAGAAGAAATATTTTATACATTAGCATCTAAATTGATAGGGGGATGA
- a CDS encoding sensor histidine kinase KdpD, whose translation MSESLTAEIFAALDILVLERLDIGKFKFIGDIPKWVRRFCRKNLQSGMEILVPEEDFPFIENFLIDAEEYWLENSNKPLKSGIWSDFDIGSKEFHFEASALVVDDKKILLIEMMSDSYIEKQNLIQQARENKLNYTNVIKEKQKKEVLIHCIIHDVAGQLSGINCCFALLELEHLTEKGKERLEIGRKQTFQQEMLIREILNAFSTEVESLESFTNKFDTAPDILASARSVIELLTPTYVLNKMRLQLAEDIDTSLNWQVVGDRSRLDRIFANLIENAYRHSPSESTVTVNLVSQAGYITASVEDEGSGVPEEIADTLFQKFTQGNKQSGKSGLGLYFCKITVERWGGEIGFMPREGGGSKFWFRLLKADEG comes from the coding sequence ATGAGTGAATCTTTGACTGCGGAAATTTTTGCCGCTTTAGATATCTTAGTTTTGGAACGACTAGATATTGGTAAATTTAAATTTATAGGTGATATACCAAAATGGGTAAGACGGTTTTGCCGTAAAAATTTGCAATCAGGAATGGAAATCTTAGTTCCTGAAGAAGACTTTCCTTTTATAGAAAATTTTTTAATTGATGCCGAAGAATATTGGCTTGAAAATTCAAATAAGCCTTTAAAATCCGGAATATGGAGCGATTTTGATATAGGCAGTAAGGAATTTCATTTTGAAGCTTCTGCTTTAGTCGTAGATGATAAAAAAATATTACTTATCGAGATGATGAGCGATTCTTATATCGAAAAACAAAATTTGATTCAGCAAGCTAGAGAAAATAAGCTCAATTATACTAATGTAATTAAAGAAAAACAGAAAAAGGAAGTCTTAATTCACTGTATTATACATGACGTTGCCGGACAGTTAAGCGGGATTAATTGCTGTTTTGCCCTACTGGAATTAGAACATTTAACAGAAAAAGGTAAAGAACGTTTAGAAATTGGTAGAAAGCAAACTTTTCAACAAGAAATGTTGATTAGAGAAATCTTAAATGCATTCTCTACAGAAGTTGAATCATTAGAAAGTTTTACCAATAAATTTGATACAGCACCAGATATTTTAGCATCAGCACGTAGCGTCATTGAACTACTAACACCAACTTATGTATTGAATAAAATGCGATTGCAGCTTGCTGAGGATATAGATACTTCCTTGAATTGGCAAGTAGTTGGAGACAGATCGCGTTTAGATAGGATATTTGCGAATTTAATCGAAAATGCTTACCGCCATAGTCCCTCGGAGTCTACAGTTACTGTAAATTTAGTTTCTCAAGCAGGCTATATTACTGCCAGCGTAGAAGATGAAGGAAGCGGTGTACCAGAAGAAATTGCCGATACTTTATTTCAAAAGTTTACCCAAGGAAATAAACAATCTGGTAAATCTGGACTCGGGCTTTATTTCTGTAAAATAACAGTCGAACGCTGGGGAGGAGAAATCGGTTTTATGCCTCGTGAAGGTGGAGGTTCTAAATTTTGGTTTCGTTTGTTAAAAGCTGATGAGGGATAG
- a CDS encoding MFS transporter — protein MKVLFSLDGNLRRNLLVLFAAGLLFWASLSSMLPTLPLYIEDIGASKQQIGLVMGSFAIGLLLFRPLLGQLADKKGRKIVLIIGILSAAIAPIGYNFTQSIPLLIAIRIFHGISIAAFSTAFLALVADIAPVENRGELIGYMSLVNPVGLAIGPALGGYLMETAGYTALFIFSTTLACVGLLFTIPIINPIVKAQEKVINSDGSFWRKLISPRMRIPAILLLMIGLTLGTLHTFVPLFIKSTEVDLNPGLFYTAVAIASFFSRFFFGKASDRFGRGLFITLSLICYTLAMLLLWNANSSVDFLLAATAQGIGGGTIIPMIAAMITDRSYPQERGRTFSLCMTGFDIGVALAPPTFGIIAQQIGYRSIFGFNFGITFIAIIIFITLSSKNLPASLRFAFGRDTDIYSLNKVNNDELGVRS, from the coding sequence GTGAAAGTTTTATTTTCACTTGATGGTAACTTACGACGAAACCTGCTGGTATTATTCGCAGCAGGTTTATTATTTTGGGCTAGTTTATCTTCTATGCTACCCACTTTACCGCTTTATATTGAAGATATTGGAGCCAGCAAGCAGCAGATTGGCTTAGTAATGGGTAGCTTTGCTATTGGATTGTTGTTATTTCGTCCATTGTTAGGTCAATTAGCTGATAAAAAAGGTCGAAAAATAGTTTTGATAATCGGTATTTTATCGGCTGCAATAGCCCCAATTGGCTACAATTTTACTCAATCTATACCGCTATTAATTGCTATTCGTATTTTTCATGGTATTAGTATTGCTGCTTTTTCGACTGCATTTTTAGCATTGGTTGCAGATATTGCACCTGTAGAGAATCGCGGTGAATTAATTGGCTATATGAGTTTGGTTAATCCGGTTGGTTTAGCAATTGGGCCAGCATTAGGTGGTTATTTAATGGAAACTGCTGGTTATACGGCATTATTTATATTTTCCACGACTTTAGCTTGTGTAGGATTATTATTTACCATACCAATTATTAATCCCATAGTTAAAGCACAAGAAAAAGTTATAAATAGCGATGGTTCATTTTGGCGAAAGTTGATTAGTCCTAGAATGAGAATTCCCGCTATTCTCTTATTAATGATTGGTTTAACGCTAGGAACATTACATACTTTTGTACCGTTATTTATCAAGTCAACCGAAGTCGATTTAAATCCTGGATTGTTTTATACGGCAGTGGCGATCGCCAGCTTTTTTTCTCGGTTTTTCTTTGGAAAGGCTAGCGATAGATTTGGCAGAGGTTTATTTATTACTTTGAGTTTAATTTGCTATACATTGGCAATGTTATTGTTGTGGAATGCCAATAGTTCGGTAGATTTTCTACTAGCAGCAACAGCCCAAGGAATTGGTGGCGGTACGATAATTCCCATGATTGCGGCGATGATAACTGATAGAAGTTATCCTCAAGAAAGAGGAAGGACTTTTAGTTTATGCATGACAGGTTTTGATATTGGAGTAGCTCTTGCACCACCAACTTTTGGTATAATTGCTCAACAAATTGGTTATCGCAGTATATTCGGCTTTAATTTCGGTATTACCTTCATAGCAATCATCATCTTTATAACTTTATCAAGTAAAAATTTACCTGCGTCTTTACGTTTCGCTTTTGGACGGGATACTGATATTTACTCGTTGAATAAGGTTAACAATGATGAATTAGGAGTTAGGAGTTAG
- a CDS encoding aspartoacylase, which yields MVIPIERVALVGGTHGGEITGVFLAKKFQRFPLQIQRNGVETVTLLANKKAIAMGRRYIDTDLNRAFNPQDLENPLLMNYEQSTAKSIAQRIQQEKIDLIIDLHSTTANMGLTIILSSNHPYLLRLSAYLTEINPKVKVLQYAPNQKPCHLRSLAELGIAIEVGAIANGLLDAKLFQETEDLIHATLDYLEADRKGQSLAAPGNLTFYRVSEKVDYPRNQDGEIEAMIHPQLQFQDYKPLHPGNPIFISFDGKDIFYEGDKTVYPVFINEVAYYEKGIAMYFTQKERIGNRSLNS from the coding sequence ATGGTTATACCAATCGAACGAGTTGCCTTAGTTGGAGGTACTCATGGTGGAGAAATCACAGGAGTATTTTTAGCTAAAAAATTTCAACGATTTCCCCTACAAATTCAACGTAATGGGGTCGAAACTGTTACTTTATTGGCAAATAAGAAAGCGATTGCAATGGGAAGAAGGTATATCGATACAGACTTAAACCGGGCTTTTAATCCCCAAGATTTAGAGAACCCTCTTCTGATGAATTACGAGCAATCAACAGCTAAAAGCATTGCTCAACGAATTCAGCAAGAAAAAATAGATTTAATCATTGATTTGCACAGTACAACTGCAAATATGGGATTGACGATAATTTTATCTAGCAATCATCCTTATTTATTACGCCTATCTGCTTACCTCACAGAAATTAATCCCAAGGTAAAAGTTTTACAATATGCTCCCAATCAAAAGCCATGTCATTTGAGAAGTCTTGCAGAATTAGGTATTGCTATCGAAGTGGGAGCGATTGCCAATGGTTTATTAGACGCGAAGTTATTTCAAGAAACTGAAGATTTAATTCATGCGACTTTGGACTACCTTGAAGCTGATAGAAAAGGACAATCATTAGCTGCACCAGGAAATTTAACCTTTTATCGCGTATCGGAAAAAGTTGATTATCCTAGAAATCAAGATGGAGAAATCGAAGCTATGATTCATCCCCAGTTGCAGTTTCAAGACTATAAACCACTACATCCTGGGAATCCGATTTTTATCTCTTTTGATGGTAAGGATATTTTTTACGAAGGAGATAAAACAGTGTATCCAGTATTTATTAACGAGGTTGCTTATTATGAAAAGGGAATTGCCATGTATTTTACCCAGAAGGAGAGAATAGGTAACCGCTCACTTAATAGTTAA
- a CDS encoding LysR family transcriptional regulator: MKNRSLQSIELQDLRYFVAVASHETCNISEVAEKLHMAQPNLSSAIKDLEKSLDVTLFNRKKRPLQLTTAGQEFFQEAVSILTAMNRAVENVRATSKGEIGRLTIGLTSSGSNSILPDILRRFREEFPNVKLIWREMATHNQLQALRERAMDVGFLHLPVGAIDNKELSFTPILEEPLVTVLPENHPLAKTKQIPLIALKEEKFILPDLQLVPGLSQQILYLCKRAGFFPQITLEAAFMLTILGFVAGELGIALLPANVKNIRRKGVVYRPILGVTPKIKMDMVWRRNDTSVILKNFLKIAKEICN; the protein is encoded by the coding sequence ATGAAAAACCGAAGCTTACAAAGTATTGAATTACAAGATTTACGTTACTTTGTCGCAGTTGCCAGTCACGAAACCTGTAACATCAGTGAGGTTGCCGAAAAATTACACATGGCACAACCGAACCTTAGTTCTGCAATTAAGGATTTAGAAAAAAGTTTAGATGTAACGCTATTTAACCGCAAAAAACGTCCGCTACAGTTAACAACAGCAGGGCAAGAATTTTTTCAAGAAGCGGTTTCAATCTTGACTGCTATGAATCGCGCTGTTGAGAATGTTAGGGCAACAAGTAAAGGAGAAATTGGACGGCTAACTATTGGTTTAACCAGTTCTGGTTCAAACAGCATACTACCGGATATTTTGAGAAGATTTCGCGAAGAATTTCCTAACGTCAAACTAATTTGGCGCGAAATGGCAACTCACAATCAGCTACAAGCACTTCGAGAGCGAGCGATGGATGTCGGTTTTTTACATCTGCCTGTAGGAGCAATTGATAATAAAGAACTGAGTTTTACTCCGATTTTAGAAGAACCTTTAGTTACAGTATTGCCAGAAAATCATCCATTAGCCAAAACCAAACAAATTCCGCTGATAGCACTCAAAGAAGAAAAATTCATTCTTCCCGATCTTCAACTTGTTCCGGGATTATCCCAGCAAATTTTGTATTTGTGCAAACGGGCGGGTTTTTTCCCACAAATCACTCTTGAAGCTGCATTTATGCTCACAATTTTGGGGTTTGTTGCAGGGGAATTAGGGATTGCATTACTTCCTGCTAATGTTAAAAATATCCGGCGCAAAGGAGTTGTCTATCGTCCAATTCTTGGAGTTACTCCAAAGATAAAAATGGATATGGTTTGGCGACGCAATGATACATCTGTCATATTAAAAAATTTCTTGAAAATTGCCAAGGAAATTTGCAATTAA